In Salinirussus salinus, the following proteins share a genomic window:
- a CDS encoding helix-turn-helix transcriptional regulator translates to MADIDLSPTDRAILEMLREGRATPAYIAAETDYSRQHVRNRLQRLTEHGYVTRLHKGLYELADDPEQG, encoded by the coding sequence ATGGCAGACATTGACCTCAGTCCGACCGACCGCGCCATTCTCGAAATGCTCCGGGAGGGTCGCGCCACACCGGCCTACATCGCCGCCGAGACCGACTACTCGCGCCAGCACGTCCGCAACCGACTCCAGCGTCTAACGGAGCACGGGTACGTCACACGGCTCCACAAGGGCCTCTACGAGCTGGCAGACGACCCCGAACAGGGGTGA
- a CDS encoding ArsR family transcriptional regulator, producing MDEYFQALADAHRRRLLVALLEHNPQRDSIVVPEDVHEGEKSLEALQIEFYHVHLPQLEEAGFILWNRDTHEVMRGPRFDEIRPLLELLHNHADELPDDWL from the coding sequence ATGGACGAGTATTTCCAGGCGTTAGCGGATGCTCATCGCCGGCGATTACTCGTCGCCTTACTCGAACACAATCCACAGCGAGACTCCATAGTTGTTCCAGAGGATGTTCACGAGGGGGAGAAATCGCTGGAGGCTCTTCAGATAGAATTCTATCACGTACACCTCCCTCAGTTGGAAGAGGCGGGATTCATCCTCTGGAATCGGGACACTCACGAAGTAATGAGGGGACCAAGATTCGACGAAATCCGACCGCTTCTTGAGTTGTTACACAACCACGCCGATGAACTCCCCGACGACTGGCTGTGA
- a CDS encoding tyrosine-type recombinase/integrase, translating into MELKPIPPHDAKTRYLKEKRSHVTDKTLYNYDTATSQFVDWLTDNGYTEFRDVDSDTIDQFKEHRLDNVKPITARNDMRTIKNFIEFCETIQAVPVGLNELIRIPKVSEEDEICEELLTREEAQAVLDYLGKYDYLSNRHLSVLILWKTGMRISGLRALDVEDFDDGRPALELRHRPESRTPLKKKSKGQRDVLIQPEVADTITDYIENGRPNVEDDSGRRPLIASDQGRVARTTIQKYVYTATRPCTYNNGDCPFGKEPDACEATRFDQASKCPGSVSPHALRRGYVTAARNAGQPKDVTGERVNMSGKILEKHYDKGSYDEKAERRRGHLKDI; encoded by the coding sequence CGACACCGCGACCAGCCAATTCGTGGACTGGCTCACCGACAACGGGTACACCGAGTTCAGAGACGTGGACTCAGATACCATAGACCAATTCAAAGAACACCGCCTCGACAACGTGAAGCCGATAACCGCCCGCAACGATATGCGGACAATCAAGAACTTCATTGAGTTCTGCGAGACCATCCAGGCGGTTCCGGTCGGGCTGAATGAACTTATCCGAATCCCCAAGGTCTCCGAAGAAGACGAAATCTGCGAAGAACTCCTGACCCGCGAAGAAGCTCAAGCCGTTCTGGACTACCTCGGGAAATACGACTATCTCAGCAACCGGCACCTGTCCGTCCTCATACTCTGGAAAACGGGAATGAGAATCAGCGGTCTTCGGGCACTTGATGTAGAAGACTTCGATGACGGCAGGCCCGCGCTCGAACTACGGCACAGACCTGAAAGCAGAACGCCACTCAAAAAGAAATCCAAGGGCCAGCGCGACGTTCTCATTCAGCCTGAGGTGGCCGACACAATAACAGACTACATCGAAAACGGGCGCCCCAACGTCGAAGACGATAGCGGCAGGAGACCACTGATTGCCAGCGACCAAGGAAGGGTTGCCCGGACTACCATCCAAAAGTACGTCTACACTGCTACCCGGCCCTGTACCTACAACAACGGCGACTGCCCATTCGGCAAAGAACCCGACGCCTGCGAAGCAACGCGGTTCGACCAAGCCAGCAAGTGTCCGGGTTCAGTCAGCCCGCACGCGCTCAGGAGGGGATACGTCACTGCTGCCCGTAACGCTGGACAGCCAAAGGACGTTACCGGTGAACGGGTCAATATGAGTGGGAAAATCCTCGAAAAGCACTACGACAAGGGCTCTTACGACGAAAAAGCCGAACGCAGGAGAGGGCACCTGAAAGACATATAG